In Streptomyces chartreusis NRRL 3882, the following are encoded in one genomic region:
- a CDS encoding flavodoxin family protein, protein MATLLIVHHTPSPNCQAMFEAVVSGATDPEIEDVRVVRVPALSATVSDVLAADGYLLGTPANLGYMSGALKHFFDQVYYPCLDATRGRSFGYYVHGGNDVTGAVRGIESITTGLGWRRAAAAVTVTGEPGKDDIGKCWELGATVAAGLMG, encoded by the coding sequence GTGGCCACCTTGCTGATCGTCCATCACACGCCCTCGCCCAACTGCCAGGCGATGTTCGAAGCCGTCGTCTCCGGGGCGACGGACCCCGAGATCGAGGATGTCCGGGTCGTCCGCGTGCCCGCGCTGTCCGCCACCGTCTCCGACGTCCTCGCCGCCGACGGCTACCTCCTCGGCACCCCCGCGAACCTCGGCTACATGTCCGGGGCCCTCAAGCACTTCTTCGACCAGGTCTACTACCCCTGCCTCGACGCGACCCGCGGCCGGTCCTTCGGGTACTACGTCCACGGCGGGAACGACGTCACCGGAGCCGTGCGGGGCATCGAGTCGATCACGACGGGCCTCGGCTGGCGCCGAGCCGCCGCGGCCGTGACCGTGACCGGTGAGCCCGGCAAGGACGACATCGGGAAGTGCTGGGAACTGGGTGCGACGGTCGCCGCCGGGCTCATGGGCTGA
- a CDS encoding SRPBCC family protein, translating to MSQVEESIEVRVPVHTAYNQWTQFEDFPQFMDGVERIEQRTDTLTHWVTKVGGQEREFDAEITEQIPDERVAWTTVNGEARQAGVVTFHRIQDDTTKVMLQMDFDPSGVAETVGDKLGFVKRQVSGDLRRFKQFMEARGTETGAWRGEV from the coding sequence TTGTCACAGGTAGAGGAATCCATCGAGGTCCGCGTCCCGGTGCACACCGCGTACAACCAGTGGACGCAGTTCGAGGACTTCCCCCAGTTCATGGACGGCGTGGAGCGCATCGAGCAGCGCACCGACACCCTGACGCACTGGGTGACGAAGGTCGGCGGCCAGGAGCGGGAGTTCGACGCGGAGATCACCGAACAGATCCCCGACGAGCGCGTCGCCTGGACCACCGTGAACGGCGAGGCCAGGCAGGCCGGTGTCGTCACCTTCCACCGCATCCAGGACGACACGACCAAGGTCATGCTCCAGATGGACTTCGACCCCAGCGGCGTGGCCGAGACCGTGGGCGACAAGCTCGGGTTCGTGAAGCGGCAGGTCTCCGGTGATCTGCGGCGGTTCAAGCAGTTCATGGAGGCCCGTGGGACGGAGACCGGGGCCTGGCGCGGCGAGGTCTGA